The genomic window gggcaggtgaaagatcagcagatgagagacttcctttgctaaggtgggtctgaatgtctttcaccagagtttggtcgttcagttcattcagacagtagaacagattgatggatctctctgGAGACAGATTAGCTTCAAATTTCTGCTTGATGTACTGAACTATTTCCTTTTTGCTCTGGTCATTTCCATTTTGCTGTGTCAACAGACCCTGTAAGAGTCGCTGATTGGACTGGAGTGACAAACCAAGGAGAAAGCGAAGAaaaagatccagatgtccattatcactctctagtgccttgtccactgcagtcttgagcaaatcaatcatggtttgacttttgttttcctgttctgtagactcatgaacaaatatactTCTCTTCTTTATATCTAGAAACAGATGTGCATAAAGAGCTGCAATAAActcttgaatgctcaagtgaacaaagcagtacatggtaccaagaacaatcccagtttcctccttaaagatctgggtacacatgcctgaatacactgatgctttatagacgtcaataccacaggcttccagatctgtgtcatagaagatcacattgtttctttctagctgatgaaatgccagtttccccagtgaaaagatggcatctttatcccaggaaacatctggtgtatattctccatcatactttcgtctgctctgctggatctgaaatctgagaaagtgtgtgtacatttgtgtcagagtCTTGGGAGTGTCTTCAGTATTTGACTCCTGCAGTGTTTTGGAGACATCATCAGCCTGATTGTTTTTCACAACATTATTTCTTTTCTTCTCTAAAATGTTCTGGAGGAcagtggctgaaatccagcagaagactgggatgtggcacatgataaagAGACTCTTTGATTGTTTAACATGATCAATGATTTCTTTGGCCAGATTCCCATCCGTGATTCtttttctgaagtactcctccttttgtgcatcattgaatcctcgtatctctgtcagccggtcgatacagtcaggaggaatcttactggcagctgctggtctggtggtgatccagatgagagcagaaggaagcagatttCCCTTGATGAGGTTTGTCAGGAGAACATCCAGAGAGACTGGTGAAGATACATCATGCGTCTCAATATCCTTAAAGTTTACAGGAAGTCGGCATTCATCCAATCCATCGAGGATGAACAAGACTTTGCACTGATTTCTTCTTGTAAGGTTTAGTCCTTTTGCTTCTGGGAAAAACTGAGTTATAAGGTCCATCAAACTTAGTTCTTCTTTCTCCTTTAAGTTCATCTCTCTGAATGGAAGAGGAAATATGAAGCTGATATCTTGATTTTCTTTTCCTTCGGCCCAATCCAGgacaaacttttgcacagagactgaTTTTCCGATGCCAGCAACTCCTTTTGTCAGTACAGTTCTGATCTGCTTGTCTTGTTCAGGTGCTTTAAACATATGTTTGCACTCAACCTGTATTTCTTGTGATTCATGACGTCTGGAAGCAACTTCAATCTGTCTTACCTCATGTTCAGTATTGACCTGTTCACTACAACCCTGAGTGATATAGAGATCTGTGTAGATGTTATTCAGAAGAGTAGAGTCACCTTGTTTTGCAATTCCTTCAAACAAACACTGATATTTCTTCCTTAGGCTACATTTTAGCTGATGAACGAGGCTCAGCTCATCTAAATACGGGAATAAAATATTAAGATTGTTTAGTCTCTGGGTTTGTTATGTTTGGAGCAGAATGTGCAAGTCTAAAGGAAGTCTGTCATTGTAAGAAACAGCACAGGTTATGAACACATGATATGAGAGACATATGAGTCATAACAGTGATTGTGGAAGAGGAAACATATTGACACAGGGCTGAAAGCAGCTAACAGAGTCTCTTACCTTCTA from Garra rufa chromosome 7, GarRuf1.0, whole genome shotgun sequence includes these protein-coding regions:
- the LOC141337892 gene encoding NLR family CARD domain-containing protein 3-like; this encodes MSEERGKDSPSEMSLSHKQSSFHLCVFSVRSGSHVFSSVSVKSDWSKLEPPKFSEETPSATERLQCETLDSDVQSNRNHKNFTDKLPGIFQDLEKKIIQFLKNELEMFKKILQKENMQYMKDFNENRCSMKEAALDLTLYFLREMKQDEAANTLEDELSLVHQLKCSLRKKYQCLFEGIAKQGDSTLLNNIYTDLYITQGCSEQVNTEHEVRQIEVASRRHESQEIQVECKHMFKAPEQDKQIRTVLTKGVAGIGKSVSVQKFVLDWAEGKENQDISFIFPLPFREMNLKEKEELSLMDLITQFFPEAKGLNLTRRNQCKVLFILDGLDECRLPVNFKDIETHDVSSPVSLDVLLTNLIKGNLLPSALIWITTRPAAASKIPPDCIDRLTEIRGFNDAQKEEYFRKRITDGNLAKEIIDHVKQSKSLFIMCHIPVFCWISATVLQNILEKKRNNVVKNNQADDVSKTLQESNTEDTPKTLTQMYTHFLRFQIQQSRRKYDGEYTPDVSWDKDAIFSLGKLAFHQLERNNVIFYDTDLEACGIDVYKASVYSGMCTQIFKEETGIVLGTMYCFVHLSIQEFIAALYAHLFLDIKKRSIFVHESTEQENKSQTMIDLLKTAVDKALESDNGHLDLFLRFLLGLSLQSNQRLLQGLLTQQNGNDQSKKEIVQYIKQKFEANLSPERSINLFYCLNELNDQTLVKDIQTHLSKGSLSSADLSPAQWSALAFVLLTSEEELEEFELQKFKKSDECLIRLSAVIKTSKRALLNDCGLTDKSCSALATVLGSDTSLKELNMSNNNLQDSGVKLFCAGLGNMECHLEILRLSNCSITEEGYKALASALRSNPSHLIELDLTGNDPGQSGVKELNHLLQDPNCQLKTLSLWRCSITEKQCLILTSALKSNPSHLRELNLSWNQITNTGVNDLCDVLKDLHCKLERLSQEQSPSSSPHSERDCCLHTNQVPPLAPVVCLISVADEIHHSRVISNVMKRLYLCDGVQSWVSRVKRRTSAHIRLV